The nucleotide sequence ATATAATTTCATGCTACAATTATACTACAAAAACCATTTAACCTAGCTAAAGTCCTAAAAATGATCCCTACATCTAAGCAATTACTTCTACAAGAAGAAGTCGTACTCTATAATAATATAGCTAAAATCGATAACTGTGAAGGTCGTTTAATGGTAGAACTTGAGATTTATCCTGTTCCTCGCATTGTTTGGGAATTTGAAACAATCGATAACTCAAATTATAATCTACCTCATCTAGGACAACCCATCAACTCTTGCCTAGGTCACTTATTTTCCTTAAACAAAGCAGTTATTACGGGCGAAACCTTGTCTATGTATCATTTTGCACTAGAAAAAAGAAGAGGTTCTTCTCTTGAAGCAATTTACAATTCTTTAGAGGAGGTAGCACATAGTTTTACTTTTTACTTAACCAATACCAAATTTTTAGAATCCAACCAATTATTAAAGTTAAAGCAAGGGCAAGGTTTAGAGCAAGGTCAACCATTGGTTATTGAATTTTCCTACAATCAAACTTGGACAATTTCTTTAATAATCAAAAAAGAAGCCTTAGAATGGTTAAATCCAGAAAACCGCAATAGAGGAACACTAATTACAGCACAAGGAGAAATTTGGCAAAAAAATTTGGCTGAAATTGCTAGAAATAATGAGAATGATTTACCTAATCTATCTTTAACAGAAGTTAAAAATATTTTTAATAATTTTGCTTGGTTTTTATCTTATGCAAACGGAGGATATACTGCTCCCCTATTTATTGAAGGTCAAAGGCTTTTTGATAAGCCTGCTATATATCCTGTTTGTGCATTAGCTAGTCAATATAAAACTACTCCTTTAGAACAATTATCTGTTTCATGGATTACACCTTGCAGTGATTTAGAAAAGTATATAGAACGTTTTTCAACTTTTGAACGGATGATTCAAAATTCTTTATGGAAAGATACATTTGACTTTACACTCATTCAATATTTTCAAGCAACACAGCATTATATGGCATGGCCAGTTAGAGCAAGTGCTATTGGCGCGGCTCTGGAACGTTTAAGTTATGCTATCCTAGTTGAAGATGAGACTAATCCTGCTCAAAAATCTAAGATAGATTTATTATTTGATATAACAAAAACTGGACAAGCTAAACAAACTTGGAATTTAGGCAAAAAACCTGGACAAGAACATATTAGTGTTACTGGTAAACGCCTAAGATTAATGCTTGAACGCATAGGATTAACTCCATGTAGAGGATACAATGATATAAACGATGTACCAGAATTTCTTGAGGTAAGAAACGATGCCGTTCATCCTAGAGTCAGTAGTATGACAAAGGAAAGGCGCTGGCAATTAATTGACCAAGGAATTCAATGGATTGATGAAATTTTGTTATGGCGCTTAGGTTATAGTGATAAATATTTAGACCGGAGTCAAAGAAAATCTATTACTCCTCGTTATGATTTAAGCTTACGTAATTCAAGTTGGTAATGGCGTAGAAACGTCGTATGCAATGTTTTTACAATGGGGGTATTTGTTTAAACTTCTCTAACAACCATACTCCCACTTTACCATGATTCATCTGACGACTGAGGCGCAAAGCTTCTGTTATAACCGATATAGATAAATTAGGTAAAACTTGAGACTCATTAATCCGTCTACTCCCACCATTTGCAATAGCAAACGCAATAACATCAACATTATTTACATCAATAATCCAATATTCCCTAACTCCCAAATCCTCATATAAAAGCCGCTTTTCTCCCTTATCATCCGCTAGAGAACTACTAGCAACTTCAATCACTAAATCTGGTGCAGGATATTGATCAACACTAATAATTGAGGTTTCCCAAGGAATAATTTCAGCATTTTCTCCTATATAAAAAGAAACATCAGGTTGAGCATCTTGAAAACCCGTCTTTCGGTAAGTACAATTATCATGTACATCTAAATCAATCCCTTTAAGACTGGCAAATAAATTAACAGCAACAATCACAATTGCATGATCTCTAGAATGAGGATTACCTAACGGAGTCATTTCAATTCTTACTCTTCCATTGTTGTAATAAAACTTGGCCTTTTCATAGCTCGTATTTTGGTAAAGTTGAAGATATTCATCCCAGGTTGCATTAACCCATGTCTCTGTCGGAAATTTTATTTTTATAGTTGTCATACTTTTTTATCCATCTAAACTACATCCTGAGCTAAAAGTCTGCCATCTACCCGTTCATATTCATCCTCAAGTAACCAGGAATGTGCTTCATCGTAAGTCGAACCAGAAAAAATCAGCTTGTATTTCTCTATAGGATCATAAATATATGACTTTCCATCCTTATCACTTACTAACATCAAAAGACGAGGAGGAAACACAATAGTATCAACCCATAACTCAACAAATTCCCAATTATTAATTTGTTCGGCGAGGTTTGGTGCGGGGGATAACATGATAAATATCTGTTCCTTTAATAATTTTTATCTCAGCGTAGTAAAGAGGTATTTGATTTCCATCTGCTTTTAGTATATATCCAATTGATTGAGAAAAATAAAGTCCGTAGCGTTCATAGTTATCTGTCTCATCTTCAATACCTGTTCTTTCTCCTTTTTCAATAATAGCTTGGGTGACTCGTTCCATCGTCTCTCGATCGTTAAAAACATAAGCTTTTCCTTCCTTTCTTAGTAGTCTAATAACTTGAGGCGTATTGGGAAGATGTTTCAAAAACAGGTTAATTCTGGGATCTGGTGTGATTTGACGGTTAATACCACTCATATTAATTCCGTTTACATCGGAATCCTAATTGTATATTACTCCTCGCTTAATTTTGTCTGGTAGGGTGAGTTAAAACAATATAACCCACCCCATAATTTAATTAAAACTTACCCTGTAAAGCCGCTTCACAACGTTCACAAAGAGTAGGATCATTAGGAAACTTACCCACAAGAGTCGAATAATTCCAGCATCTTTCGCATTTTTGGCCATCTGCTTTTACTATTCCCACTCCGAGGGTTTCTGACTCACTCTTATAATTCGCTTTTTCCATAGCTTTAAGTGAGTCGACTAACTCCACTTGAGAGGATAGAAATAGATAACGCAACTCATCAACCCGATCGCCGGATAAACTATCAGAAGGGTTAAAAGCTTCCAACTGTTTTCTTAACTCCTTATCCGAGAGATACAGCAACACTTTAGCGTCCAAAGATGCACCGATCATTTTATCTCTTCGCGCTAACTCCATTACCTTATTCACTTCATCCCGGACCTGACGTAATTTTGACCACTTAGCGGTTAATTCTGGCCGTTTCCAGTCAGGTTTTAGGGTTACCCATCCCGACTCAAACACGGAATTATAAGGAGTTTTATAAGGTAAGAATTGCCAAATATCTTCCGCTAAATGGCATAATACCGGCGCGATCGCTTTTGCTAAGTTTTCCACTGCTACCGCTAAGACTGTCTGACAACTGCGGCGGCGTAACGCATCTACATCAGAAATATACAGTCTATCTTTGGCGATATCTAAATAGAAGTTAGAAAGATCCACCACACAGAAATTTTGCACCACTTGGAAGAAGCGGAAAAATTGGAAGCTTTCAAAAGCGTCAGTTACCTCGTTAAACACCTCAGTGATGCGATGCAACATATATTGATCTAATTCCGGTAAGTCCTGATATGCCACCGCATTTTTTTCCGGGTCAAAATCATGTAAATTCCCTAATAAAAATCTAGCGGTATTGCGGATCTTATTGCGAATATCCCCTAACTGTTTCAGCATATTTTGACCGATGGGGACATCCGAAGAATAGTCTACCGAAGATACCCACAACCGCAATACATCAGCACCATAAGGAGGTTCTTTCTTTTGATCCTTTCCTCCATTTATAATCATGGCCGGATCAACTATATTTCCCTCAGACTTACTCATTTTGCGGCCTTGTTCATCTAAGACAAACCCATGAGTTAACACCGTCTTATAGGGGGCAATACCATTAGTAGCGGCACTGGTTAATAAACTCGACTGGAACCAACCCCGATGTTGATCAGATCCTTCCAAATATATATCTGCTGGATATTTTAACTCAGGGCGTTGTTTTGCTACTGCCGCCCAAGAAGAACCCGAGTCAAACCAGACATCCATTGTATCTGTACCCTTGCGATACTTGCGCCCGTTGTTGCGGTATTGTTCGGGTAATAATTCCTCTACCGATAACTCCCACCAAGCATCTGATCCTTTTTGGGCAAAAATTTCTTGAACGTAGTTGACGGTTTCTTCAGTTAATAGCGGTTCGTTCGTTTCTTCGTCGTAGAAAACAGGAATAGGAACCCCCCAACTCCGTTGACGAGAGATGCACCAGTCAGAGCGATCCGCTACCATTGGAGTGATACGGTTTTCGCCTTGTGCGGGTATCCAGGTTACAGTTTTGATCGCTTCTAAGGCAGTATCTCGGAACCCTTCAACCGATGCAAACCATTGTTCTGTGGCACGAAAAATAGTGGGTTTTTTGGTGCGCCAGTCGTAGGGATATTTATGTTGATAGGGTTCCTCTTTTAATAATGCACCCTTTTCTTCGAGTTCTTTGATGATCGCTTCGTTGGCATCTTTGAGGACGTTTAAACCGGCAAATTGTCCGGCTTCGGCGGTAAAGTTTCCTTTTTCGTCTACTGGGGAAAGAACGGGTAGACCATATCTTTGACCTACTATATAGTCTTCTTGTCCGTGTCCGGGCGCTGTATGAACTAACCCAGTCCCTGACTCAGTGGTTACATAGTCTCCGCCGATGAGGATCTCGCTTTCTCGATCAAATAAAGGATGACGATAGGTAGTGTGTTCTAAGTCTTTTCCTTTGAGAGTTGCTTTGACGGTTAGGGGAGTGTCAAAAGTAGCGGCTAGTTTGTCGACTAAGTCGGCGGCGACGATGAAATATTTATGCTTGCAGATAGGTTTCCCTGATTCTACTACAGCATAGGTGAGTTCAGGATTGAGGGCAACCGCTAAGTTACCCGGAAGGGTCCAGGGGGTTGTTGTCCAGATAGCAACGCCTAAGTCTTTTAGGTAAGGTTTTAAGACTTTTTGGGCGGTATCCGATGCTTTAGTAACGGGGAAAACCGCGTAGACACTCCGAGAAGTATGTCCTTCTGGATATTCTAACTCAGCCTCAGCAAGGGCCGTTTGTGAACTGGGACTCCAATGAACGGGTTTTAGTCCGCGATAGATGTATCCTTTGAGGGCCATCTCTCCGAAGACTCCGATCTGTGCGGCTTCGTAGTCAGGGGTTAGGGTAAGATAGGGGTGTTCCCAGTCTCCCCATACCCCAAAGCGTTTAAAGCTTTCACATTGTTCTTTTTGGGTGGATAGGGCAAAGTCTCGCGCTTTATGCCGCAGTTTCAGGGGGGTTAAGTCTTCGCGTTCTTTTTGCTTCATGCTTTGCAGGACTTTGAGTTCGATGGGGAGTCCGTGACAGTCCCATCCAGGAACGTAGCGTACTTTATAGCCGCGTAGGAGTTTATATTTATTGATAATATCTTTAAGAATTTTGTTTAAGGCGTGACCCATGTGTAGGGTTCCGTTGGCGTAGGGTGGGCCGTCATGTAGTATAAAGATGTCACCGGCGTTATTTTGTGACAGTTTCTCATAAATTTGGTTTTCTGCCCAATATTTTTGCAGTTCGGGTTCTCGTTTGACTGCATTCGCCCTCATATCAAAGTTAGTCTGGGGCAAGTTTACGGTGTCTTTGTAACTTTTTGCTTCTGTCACAGTGGTATAAGAGTTCTGTATAGGTTTGCTTTCTCCCATGATATTACATTCGTTCTCGCGCCAAGGAAAACTAAGTAGACTATCAAGATTTTTTCACCAAAGTCAGTTTGACAAAATATTTGGCTGCTTTTATAATTAAAGTCAAATTACAAGTCGGCTCGACGGAAGAAAATAAAATGACTGATGAAGTAAAAAAAATGGTTCAAAATTTATTGGCGCAAAAAGCTGGAAATAAAGAGCTTCCCATTAGTCTACCGAGAGAGACTTATGCTCAATTGGAATTTATATCTCAAAAGGTAGGTATTTCTGAAACTGATTTTGCGACTCAATTGATTATTAGTGCCCTCAAAGATGCTGAAGGGGTGATTAAGTCTTTTGCAGGTAGCGATTATTCTCTATATTCTTCAATATCTTCAGATTCTTCTTCTTTTGATCAAGTTAGTCAACTCCGTCAAAAAGTGGGTAGACAGCCTATTAGTAATCTTGAGGTCACAATGTTAAATGGGAGACTAATTAAAAATCGAAAAGCCGTTGACACATTTCTTGAGGTTATTACTGCATTAGGAATTGAGAAGGTTAAAGCTTTAGGAATAAAGCACCGTAATTGGGATTTAGTATCAACTCAAAAACACCCTAATGATAATTATCAACAACATCCCGTAGGACGCTACTGGGTCATGACGACTTCAACGACCCAAGAAAAAAAAGAAATTTTGGAACAAATAGCTAGGGGGCTAGGAAAAGAAATCTTAATTAAAATTGTGTAAATTTAATGCTTATTTATATATTTCCGGTATTATAAAAGCCAATGATACTAATTTAGTTATAATAGTAAATAGTATGCACAACGAATTTAAAATGAAAGCGCAAAATATTAGCCAGTTAACTTTAGAAGAACTCACCGCTTTAATTACGAAACTTGTTGATGAAAGAATTAGTCAGGTACAACATCCTTTACAGGCAATAGATCAAGAACATTTAAAAAAACTTTTTAGATCAATTGATAATCATATGTGGACACCTCCTGCTGATGCTCCTTCAACTTTAGAACTTTTGCGGCAAGATAGAGATAGATAATGCCAAATTATGTAGTTGATACTAGCATAGTCATTCAGAGGTTTATTAGAGAAACTTACACCCCCAACGTAAGAGCTTTATTAAATCGTCTATTAGTAGGTGATCAACTCTATATTCCTGAATTTTGTCTTTTAGAATGTAGTAATGTTTTTTGGAAACAGGTCAGATTTTATGGCTTATCAGAAGAAAAAGCGAACCAATTCATTAACGAACTTAGAGAAATTTCTTTTCAAATAGTACCTGTTAGCTATTTACTTAATTCGGCTTTAAAAATAGGATTAACCTATCAATTAGCTATTTATGATTCACTTTATATTGCTCTAGCTTTAAGACTAGATTATCCTTTAATTACTGTTGATGAACGTCAAGCACAAGCGGCAAAAGATTGTGGTGTTACTCTTATACCCATTACAGATTTTAAACCGCAAGAAGATTAACTTGAATTAAATAATATTTGAATTGCCTTGATTAACTTGAGATTTAGCCAACCTAATGAGCATTCTTAACGCCTCATTAACCGCTTCATCCGTCGGAAACGCTTCTGCTACATCAGGATCTAATAAAACTAAATTTGTTCCTTCTTGAAACCGTTTATAATATTTACCTCTAACGCCTCCTTTGATTTGACTGAAATCATATTCTTCGCTAAGTTCATCCTCTAATTCATTTTTAAAATTATTGCTCATCATATTCTTTGCCTACTCTACTAGATATTATAGCCCGCGTAGGCGGGCTTCGTTCGGTTGGCCCCCACCCTTCAGGGTGAAGCGGCACTATTAACCCTTGATGAAAGATGAGTCCGAACCTTAGCCAATAGTTCCTATCAAATTATCTCCTTTAAAAATTTTGCTGTGCCTCCCTTAACTTCCGTATAAAAAAGCAGCAGCAAAATATATTCTAATCTTATTTAACCGCTTCTAAAGTTTTTAAAGATTCGCTAACATGAGCTTTAAAATCAAAAGCAGAATCAAAAATATGTTTAACGATTCCTTCTTGATCAATTACATAAGTCACGCGGCCAGGAAGGATAAACAGAGTTGCAGGAACCCCAAATAACTTTCTAACTTGATTATTCGTATCGCTTAATAAAATAAACGGAAGCTTATATTTACTGGCAAAACTTTGGTGAGACTGAGGTGAGTCTCCACTAATTCCAATCACTTCCGCCCCGGCTTGCTTAAACACTTCATAACTATCCCGAAATGCACATGACTCTGCTGTACAACCCGGAGTATCATCTTTAGGATAAAAATACACCACTACCGCCTTTTTGCCCAGAAAATCAGAGAGACTGACTTTTTCTCCACTTTGGGAAGGCAGGGTAAAATCTGGAGCGCGATCGCCGACTTTGAGAGCCATAATTTATACTAACGGTTTTATACTTAAAGGTCTTTTTTTAATTATCATACGCCTGAATGTAAACTTTTGCAAAAGTCATTAGTCAATAGTCATTCCCCTTTCCCCTTTCCCCTTTCCCCTTTCCCCCCACACCCTACACCCTACCATGTTCAGCGTTACCCACAGTCGCTTGTGCTAGGAGATCACCCTATTCGCTAAAGTCAGGAACAACAGCAACATAACAAGCAACTAACAACTTAAAGATGTTTGACGCACTTTGTTACAAGACTTACTATTGACTTTAATCTGTATTTGTAACCTGTATCAAAGCTCAAAAACTCTATAAACCATAACTAAAGCCAATGCTGATTAACCTACGCCCGGGAGACACTCCCTTGAGTACCCTAATTCATCCTACTGCTATTGTTCATCCTCTAGCCGAACTTCACCCTACTGTAGAAGTGGGACCTTATGTCGTCATCGGAGAAAATGTTAAAATTGGGGCCCAAACCGTTATCGGCCCTCATGTCCTCATCGAAGGACCTACAGAAATTGGCGTAGGAAATCGGATTTTTGCCGGTGCTGTCATCGGAACTGAACCCCAAGACTTAAAATATAAAGGCGCGGCAAGTTGGGTTAAAATAGGCGATTACAACCAGATTCGAGAGTATGTCACGATCAATCGAGCTACAGCCGAAGGAGAAGTCACCCAAATCGGCAATAATAATCTCTTAATGGCCTACGCTCATGTAGCTCATAACTGTGTCATAGAAGATGAGGTGATCATTGCTAATTCCGTTGCCCTGGCCGGGCATATTTATATAGAATCAAAAGCTAGAATCAGTGGAGTCTTGGGCGTTCATCAGTTTGTTCATATTGGCAGTTTGGCGATGGTTGGCGGCATGGCCCGTATAGAACGAGATGTTCCTCCCTATACTACAGTAGAAGGAAATCCCTCCAGAGTACGAACCTTAAACTTAATCGGCTTAAAGCGTGCTGGTTTGACTGATGAAGCCATATCCGAACTCAAACGCGCTTTTCGGCTCATTTACCGTTCAGAATTCACTTTTACTCAAGCCCTAGAACAGCTAGAATCTTTCTCTAATAATCCTTACGTGCAACATTTCCGTCACTTTTTACATCAGTCTACTACTGTAGAAGGACGACGCGGACTCATTCCCGGTAAAGGATAATTTAGCACTAGCCCCTTAATTCATTCATACATTAATCAATCAAATGCGGATTTTTATTAGTACAGGCGAAGTATCTGGAGATTTACAAGGGGCAATGTTAATTGAAGCCCTTCAACGTCAAGCCGCCATCAAAGCCATTGATTTAGAAATAGTCGCCTTGGGAGGTGATCGCATGGCGCAAACGGGAGTTAACTTATTAGGCAAAACTCCTAAAATTGCCTCTATAGGACTTGTGGAAGCCTTACCCTTTATCCTTCCCACTTGGAAACTTCAACGTCAGGCTAAACAATATTTACGGGAAAATCCCCCGGATTTATTAATTTTAATTGACTACTGTGGCCCTAATGTGGCCATCGGGAAATATGCCCGTAAATATTTACCCCAAGTGCCGATTCTGTATTATATTGCGCCTCAAGCTTGGTTATGGACCACTAACAAGAAAACCACTGAGGAATTAGTTTATATTACCGATCATCTCTTGGCTATCTTTTCTCAAGAAGCCCGCTATTTTGCCCAAAAAGGCTTATCGGTGAGTTGGGTGGGTCATCCCATTTTAGACCGTATGCAACAAGCACCCACCCGAGAAGCCGCCCGCGAAAAATTTGCACTTACACCCGATCAAACGGCGATCGCCCTGTTACCCGTTTCCCGTAAACAAGAATTAAAATATCTGTTACCGGTTGTCTGTCAAGCCGCCCAACAGCTTCAAGAAAAACTCCCCTTAGTTCATTTTTTAATTCCCGTTGCTTTAGAAGACTATCGCCCTACCTTAGCGGCAATGGTTGCTCAATATGGACTCAATGCCACTATTGTAGATGGTAAATCTTTAGATGCTTTGGCGGCGGCTGATTTAGCCATAGCCAAGTCCGGAACAGTCAACTTAGAATTAGCCCTGTTAAATGTGCCTCAAGTGGTGGTCTATCGTCTCACCCCTTTAACCTTGTGGATAGCGCGGACATTCTTAAATTTTTCTGTACCTTTTTTATCCCCTGTTAATATTGTGGTAATGGAAGAAGTTGTGCCAGAATTGTTTCAAGAGCGAGCAACAGCCGAGCAAATTGTACAAGAATCTTTAGAGCTATTACTGAACCCTCAACGTCGTCAACAAACCTTATCTGACTACCAACGGGTACGGGAAGAATTAGGAGAAGTGGGCGTTTGTGAGCGTGCGGCTCAAGAAATTCTAGAATATCTCTAAATTTATCATCTAATCTGTTTTTTTCTCAGGCTCAAGGGCTAGAAAAACTATTGAGAAGAAAATTATCCTAAAAAATCAGCAAAATGAATACAATTGATTTGAACCTCTGCCTTTAGGTAGATAAAGATTACACAGAAATATAGTATATTATGTTAAGCATTAGTTTTTCTGGTTACAAAGCGTCGCTACTCAGCATGACGCTTTTTTAGTAGGAGCCAATGGAGATTAAGCGCTTCTTAAAGCAAGAATTGGATCTAATTTAGCCGCTCGTTTAGCGGGAAAAATACCAAAAAATAAGCCGATTATGCTAGAAAATCCCAAAGCTACAACAATGGCTACAGGAGAGATTATAATACTCATGGCATAAAATGTTTCAGCCACAATTATCCCGCCAACGCTTAGAATAATCCCCGTCATTCCTCCAGTAGTTGTTAAAATAACGGCTTCTATTAAAAATTGTAGCATAATATCTTGATTTTGTGCCCCAAGGGCTTTACGCAATCCGATTTCTTGCGTTCTTTCGCTGACTGAGACTAGCATAATATTCATCACCCCAATACCCCCCACCAATAAAGAAATACTAGCGATGGCTGCCAACATTCTTGTTAATCCTTCATTCATTGCTGTGGCGGTTTCCATCACCAGTTGTTGATTAATAACCGAGACATATTTATCTTGTTTGACTTGATGTCTTAATTGAATTAAGTTAGCAATCTGAAACTCGGCGGCTTTGACGCTTTGTTCATTTTTAGCTAAAACCGCAATTAAAGTTAAAGAAATGCCATAAGGCGACTGATATCCCACCAATTGATGAGACATCGTGGTTAAAGGAACAAAAGCCCGGTCATCCTGATTAGCCCCAAATAAAAAACCTTTAGGCTGCAAGACTCCAATCACCTGAAAACTGGTATTTTTAATTTTAACTTGATTCCCAATCGGATTTTCATCTTTAAACAATTGCTCCGCCAATTGAGAACCTAAAACCACTACTCGGTTATTTCGTTTAAGATCAATATTATTAATAAATCTTCCGGTGGCTAGATGATAATTTCTAACCCTTAAAAATTCAGGAGCCACGCCAAGAGTTTGATTATTATAAAGATTATTTTTATAAGTAACTAATTGTTCTGAAATAATTTCCGGAGAAACTTCAGTAACCGTAGGCACATTGCGAGCAATTGCTTTAGCATCTTCCAGCACTAAAGGTCTAGCATTAATAATCGTTCTTCTCATAGAGCGAGAAATACTCACAAACAAAACCGTAGGGCCTAAAGCTTGAAATTGTTGAGCGGCTAATTGCTGTGCCCCCTGTCCAACTCCCACTAGAGCAACTACAGCACCGTTTCCAATAGCAATTCCTAGCATGGTTAAACTACTACGCAATTTATTAGCCATCAAGGAAGATACGGCCATTTTTAGATTTTCTAGAATTTCCATAAGATTAATCTCTTGCTTGCTCTAATCCATTTTAGAGGCAAACCAAAAAGCCCAAATCACAAAGCCGATAAATAGTATTGTTCCCAAGCTGTTAGCGAAAAGGTTAAAAAGGTGGGAGTCGATCAAGGTCATGCTATTTTAGGCGATAATATTAACGAATGTAAAATTCTGACTGGATATGAACTGGCAAGAGTTTTCAGGAAACTGGGTGTTAATTCCTCGACAACCCGTTGGTGTGATTCACTTTCTCGGAGGCGCTTTTGTGGGAACGGCTCCCAATTTTACCTATCGATGGTTGTTAGAAAATTTGGGTAAAGCTGGATATGCTATTATAACCACCCCCTTTGTTAACACTCTCGATCATACTGCTATTGCTCGTAACGTCCTCAACCGTTTTGAGAGTATTCTCGAACGTCTTCAGGCAACCAATGTTCTAGGACAACGTTATCTTCCGATTTATGGTCTTGGCCATAGCATGGGATGTAAGTTACATTTACTGATTGGCAGTCTGTTTTCTGTAGAACGCGCGGGGAATATTCTCATCTCCTATAATAATTATCCCATCCGTCGTGCTATTCCTTTTATAGAACAGTTACAGATTGATAAAACTTTTCAGCTTGAGTTTGCCCCTTCCCCTGAAGAAACCAACGTTTTGATTGCCAAAAATTATGCTGTACGGCGTAATCTTTTGATCCGTTTTAATAATGATGATATTGATCAGACAATTCTTTTAAACCCAGTCTTAGAACAACGTTTTCCTCAAATGGTGGCTACCCTAACCCTGAAGGGCAATCATTTGACTCCTTTAGGTCAAGATTTTGAGTGGCAAATGGGGGAAGTTTTTACTCCTTTGGATGCCATCGGACAATGGGTGAAACAAGGTTTATCTCGGGATTTATATAGTCTCAAGCAAGAAATTGTGCGATGGTTAAATCCCCTTGAACTTAAAAAAATATAGGTGGGCTTTTTTGCGGCTTTTAAAAACCCATTCTAGCCGCCATAAATTCTCAAGAAATTCTGACTTAAATCGGCAAAATTCTCAACTAAGAACAGTGGGAAAATCCCTAATTTATTGAGGATTAGGGCTTGTTCAATGATGATTACTCAGCAAGGTCGAAAAAGAACAAATAATCGTAACAATACCATCTAATCAATAGAGACTAATGATAAAGTAAATCTGACAGTTTATACTTGGTCAGTAACTTTGCGGCTTATAAGTTGACTTCCCTCATTTAACTATGGTTTACCGATCCATTCGTCATTGGATACCGTCTCTATTGTTGTTACCTCTAACAGGAATGATGCTAGTCAATAGCTTAGGACAAGATTCTGTATCGGCACAGATCAATAATCCACTTCCGTCATTTCCAAGGGGGCCTTCACAACCAGACACTCCTGCTCCTGCGCCCTCTCCTCTGCCTCCCCCTGATCAGATTTTACCCCCTTCTGCCCCGTCCCCTTTACCCGGAGAAAATTTTCCCAGTAATATCCCTGGCACCATTAGGGTTAAACGGTTTGATTATGAAGGGAATACCGCCTTCAGTGACGTTGAATTAGATCGGGTTACTCAACAGTATACCAACCGCCCCATCTCTTTTGCGGAACTTCTTGAAGCCAGAACAGCAGTGACTCAACTGTATGTCAATAATGGCTATGTTACCTCCGGTGCCTATATTCCTCCTCAAGCCATTGAAAACGGAGTGGTTAAGATACAGATCGTTGAAGGCAGTCTAGAACAAATTAATGTCAAGGTGGAAGGAAAACTCACTCCTAGTTA is from Gloeothece verrucosa PCC 7822 and encodes:
- a CDS encoding type II toxin-antitoxin system VapC family toxin → MPNYVVDTSIVIQRFIRETYTPNVRALLNRLLVGDQLYIPEFCLLECSNVFWKQVRFYGLSEEKANQFINELREISFQIVPVSYLLNSALKIGLTYQLAIYDSLYIALALRLDYPLITVDERQAQAAKDCGVTLIPITDFKPQED
- a CDS encoding DUF6972 family protein, translating into MSGINRQITPDPRINLFLKHLPNTPQVIRLLRKEGKAYVFNDRETMERVTQAIIEKGERTGIEDETDNYERYGLYFSQSIGYILKADGNQIPLYYAEIKIIKGTDIYHVIPRTKPRRTN
- the ileS gene encoding isoleucine--tRNA ligase, which encodes MTEAKSYKDTVNLPQTNFDMRANAVKREPELQKYWAENQIYEKLSQNNAGDIFILHDGPPYANGTLHMGHALNKILKDIINKYKLLRGYKVRYVPGWDCHGLPIELKVLQSMKQKEREDLTPLKLRHKARDFALSTQKEQCESFKRFGVWGDWEHPYLTLTPDYEAAQIGVFGEMALKGYIYRGLKPVHWSPSSQTALAEAELEYPEGHTSRSVYAVFPVTKASDTAQKVLKPYLKDLGVAIWTTTPWTLPGNLAVALNPELTYAVVESGKPICKHKYFIVAADLVDKLAATFDTPLTVKATLKGKDLEHTTYRHPLFDRESEILIGGDYVTTESGTGLVHTAPGHGQEDYIVGQRYGLPVLSPVDEKGNFTAEAGQFAGLNVLKDANEAIIKELEEKGALLKEEPYQHKYPYDWRTKKPTIFRATEQWFASVEGFRDTALEAIKTVTWIPAQGENRITPMVADRSDWCISRQRSWGVPIPVFYDEETNEPLLTEETVNYVQEIFAQKGSDAWWELSVEELLPEQYRNNGRKYRKGTDTMDVWFDSGSSWAAVAKQRPELKYPADIYLEGSDQHRGWFQSSLLTSAATNGIAPYKTVLTHGFVLDEQGRKMSKSEGNIVDPAMIINGGKDQKKEPPYGADVLRLWVSSVDYSSDVPIGQNMLKQLGDIRNKIRNTARFLLGNLHDFDPEKNAVAYQDLPELDQYMLHRITEVFNEVTDAFESFQFFRFFQVVQNFCVVDLSNFYLDIAKDRLYISDVDALRRRSCQTVLAVAVENLAKAIAPVLCHLAEDIWQFLPYKTPYNSVFESGWVTLKPDWKRPELTAKWSKLRQVRDEVNKVMELARRDKMIGASLDAKVLLYLSDKELRKQLEAFNPSDSLSGDRVDELRYLFLSSQVELVDSLKAMEKANYKSESETLGVGIVKADGQKCERCWNYSTLVGKFPNDPTLCERCEAALQGKF
- the lpxA gene encoding acyl-ACP--UDP-N-acetylglucosamine O-acyltransferase; the protein is MLINLRPGDTPLSTLIHPTAIVHPLAELHPTVEVGPYVVIGENVKIGAQTVIGPHVLIEGPTEIGVGNRIFAGAVIGTEPQDLKYKGAASWVKIGDYNQIREYVTINRATAEGEVTQIGNNNLLMAYAHVAHNCVIEDEVIIANSVALAGHIYIESKARISGVLGVHQFVHIGSLAMVGGMARIERDVPPYTTVEGNPSRVRTLNLIGLKRAGLTDEAISELKRAFRLIYRSEFTFTQALEQLESFSNNPYVQHFRHFLHQSTTVEGRRGLIPGKG
- a CDS encoding Uma2 family endonuclease, whose amino-acid sequence is MTTIKIKFPTETWVNATWDEYLQLYQNTSYEKAKFYYNNGRVRIEMTPLGNPHSRDHAIVIVAVNLFASLKGIDLDVHDNCTYRKTGFQDAQPDVSFYIGENAEIIPWETSIISVDQYPAPDLVIEVASSSLADDKGEKRLLYEDLGVREYWIIDVNNVDVIAFAIANGGSRRINESQVLPNLSISVITEALRLSRQMNHGKVGVWLLEKFKQIPPL
- a CDS encoding peroxiredoxin, which gives rise to MMALKVGDRAPDFTLPSQSGEKVSLSDFLGKKAVVVYFYPKDDTPGCTAESCAFRDSYEVFKQAGAEVIGISGDSPQSHQSFASKYKLPFILLSDTNNQVRKLFGVPATLFILPGRVTYVIDQEGIVKHIFDSAFDFKAHVSESLKTLEAVK